The Chloroflexus aggregans DSM 9485 genome segment CACGCAGTGATATTGTGATCAGTTGTGTCAGTGATACCCCCGATGTCGAGGCAGTTTTGTTTGGGCCACAAGGCGCCATCGAGGGAGCACGTGCCGGGATGTTGATGATCGATATGAGCACGATCAGCCCCCAAGGCGCTCAGCAATTTGCTGCGCGGCTGGCCGAGCGTGGAATCGGTTTTCTCGATGCACCGGTCAGTGGCGGCAGCGAAGGGGCAGCTCGTGGCACCCTCAGCATTATGGTTGGCGGTCCCGCCGATTTAGTCGAACGAGCGATGCCCATCTTGCAGGCGATGGGCAAAACCATCACCCACGTTGGTGGTCATGGGGCCGGTCAGACGGTGAAGCTGGTCAATCAGATACTGGTTGTCGGGACGATGCTGGCAATCAGTGAAGCGTTTGTTTTTGCGCAGGCCAGTGGCGTCGATCTCGAAAAAGCCCTGACGGCTGTGAGCGGTGGCGCAGCGGGTAGTTGGATGCTCTCCAATCGGGGGCCACAAGTCATTCGGCGCGACTGGCGACCCGGTTTTACCATCGATCTTCAGCAAAAGGATTTACGGCTCGTGCTGGCTGCCGCCGATGCGGTCGGTGCCCCGATGTTGGTGACCTCCACGGTCTTCCACCTCTACCGTACTCTGCAAGCGGCTGGATTAGGGCACGAGGGTAATCATGCCTTGATCAAGGCGCTTGAACGCTTGGCCGGGATTGAAGTCGGTCACCCACCGCATAGCGGACCAGATCAGGGCTAGCGGTACGCTTACTTTATCCGCAGTCGCGTACCGGTACTCTGTTCCCATCCCCATACCAGGAGATACAGCACGCATGTCCCTGCCATCACCAAATTAGCGAAGACGGCAGCATTGATGTACAAACCGGTTTGACTGATAATCCGTACAAGGTTGGCGGCGGGGTCCAGAATACCAAGGAAACCGACGAACGCCGCCAGCCATTCAAACCGACGAGGGTTCGCCGTGCGCTCAATCGCTACGCCTAACCCCATCAACACAATCCCCAACAGTGCCGGAATTGCTGAGGTAGCAGCGCCGGTGGCAATTACCCCACCGGCGCCAATGGTGAATAAAAGGAGACCTGCTCCGATCGTGCTATTCATCGGCATACCATCACCTCTCAAGTGTCGTCGAGCATCACGAATATACTACGGAGCAATTGTCGCTTTGGATGTCGGTTAACGGTTCAAGGCGTATTGATGCCACTGATGCCCGGGGAAGCGACCATGATCGTTTCCCCGGGCAATACCCTCACGGCACATGCCGAATCATCGCAATTTCGTCACACCGATCTTGTTTAAAGCAGGTCGAACAATCTTGCCAAATCTTATGGGGAAGCCGCAACTTTGGTATCTCGCGAAAGCCAAGCGAGCTGAAAAAGCCGGCTTGCAAGGTAAGGGTAAAGAGAGTAGGAATCCCTAACTCAACTGCCTCGGTAAAGAGCGGCTCAACCAGGCGTCGACCAATCCCACGCCCCTGAAACGACGGATGGACGGCGACACTCACTACCTCGGCCAGATCGGCCCATGTAATATGCAGCGCAGCGCAACCGATCACTTCCCCATCGATCTCGGCCACGTTAAAGGTACGGACGCGGTTATAAAGCTGGTCGAGCGTCTTTGGCAGCATATCGCCACGTGCAGCATAATAATTAATGATTTCGTAGAGCCGTGGTACATCACCTACCCGGGCACGGCGAATGGTCACGGCAGCGTCAGGCCGGCAGTGGATGACCGGCAAACTGACCGGTGGTGCGTAAAGTGGGCTTGTCATAGGTTTCCTACTACAGTTTGTACTCAAAAACGAACGATCTTACGCTTCAGACTCTACCAATATGGTGCGCCAGCGCCGGCACTGTTCGCGCACCCGTTGCGGTGCCGTCCCGCCGTAGCTTGCCTTTTGGGCTACACTACGCGCCATATCGAAGATAGCATACACACCGGCATCGAGGCTCGGTTCAACCGCCTGATACTCGGTAAGCGGGAGATGACGAAGGCTAACCCCGAGTGTTTGCGCGCGCCGTACCAGTTGCCCCACCTTCCCGTGGGCAACCCGAAAAGGTATGCCACGTCGCACTAACTCATCGGCCAGATCGGTTGCGAGCATTGCATCATCAAGCGCAGCCGCCATTCGCTCAGGATGCACGGTCATGGTCGCAAGAGCTGCCGCTGCGACCTGTAAACCAAGGTCGAGCGTGTCAAAACTATCAAACAGCGGCTCTTTATCTTCCTGCATATCCTTGTTATACGTGAGCGGCAACCCCTTCAAGACCGTCAGTAAGGTCACTACATTGCCCAGCAAACGACCGCTCTTGCCGCGCAATAGTTCCATGCTATCAGGATTTTTCTTCTGCGGCATCAGACTTGAGCCGGTACTGTAGGCATCGGCCAATTCGATGAAACCGAACTCAGCACTCGCGTAAAGGATTATATCTTCGGCTAAACGGCTGAGATGAATGCCGATCAAGGCGCAGATGAAGAGGATTTCGGCTACAAAGTCACGATCACTCACCGCATCGAGTGAATTGGCCGCCAATTCATCAAATTCGTCAAGTAGCTCGGTTAGTCGCTCACGCTCGATACCGAGAGCATTACCGGCCAACGCGCCTGCCCCCAGCGGCAGTACCCGCATGCGGGTGATTGCATCGCGCAGCCGACTACGATCACGGGCAAACATCTCGATGTACGCCAAACACCAATGACCGAACGTGATCGGCTGTGCACGCTGGAGATGGGTGTACCCCGGCATCAACGTGTCGGTATGCAGTTCGGCTTGTGTCAGCAATGCAAGCTGGAGATCGCGCAACCGTCGGTCGAGTTGGCGCGCGATACCGATGGTGTAGAGCCGCATATCGGTCGCCACCTGATCGTTCCGCGATCGACCGGTATGTAACTTGAGTGCGGCATCGCCGATAAGTTCGCGTAATCGTCGCTCCACCGCCGTGTGAATATCTTCATCACCTTCGGCAGGCACGAACGTCCCGTTGGCGAATTCGGCCCGCACCAGTTCCAGGCCCCGCACTAAGGCAGCATACTCGTCTTCATCGATCAAGCCGGCCTGCGCCAGCGCGCCGGCCCACGCAATGCTGCCGGTAATATCGACGTCGGCCAACCGCCGATCAAATCGGAAGGAATCGTTAAACCGGCGCATCTCGGCAGCCGTCGGTTCACTAAATCGTCCTCCCCAGAGCCGGTGTTCCATCTCTGTTACTCCTCGTGCATCACAGCGGTATTGTTGCTGTGGTTTGATGTTGCTCAACGGTTAACTCACAGCGCACCGGCAACTGCCGGTAGTTACCCATAATCGTCCCCGCCAACCACACCATCTCATCGAGATCGCTCGTCGCCAACAGGGCTTCGACCAATGATGGCCAATCGCGTGGCTGTAACGCAAAGTGAAAGCTTTCGACAAGCGCGTCAGTATGGTCATGGCTTGGTCAGCGCCGATTGATCAAACACAGCGCGGTGTGCAACTCGGTGAGGAGGGTTGGTACGAGCCATCTTACCTCACGCTCTTGCCGACGGGCTGCGGCAGCACGCAATGCACCATAACAGCCGAATGCCAGTTGTGGCATGTGTGGCGCAATACTGCGGTAGAAATCACGCTCCGGCAAAGCACGTGCCTGCGCCAACCACGCTTGTACCCGGCTATCATCACCAACGAGTGGTTGTAGCCGCGCTAGCCACCCCAACCACTGCGGCTAACGCACGTCAGGTGTACGAACCATCGCTGTTAGTTCATCCGGCGTGATCGTGGTGATCGTCACGCTAATGCCTTGTACCAAAAAACTCTGGCACGGACGGGGCGGCGCGCTGATGACCAGCAATGCCGGCGGTTCGAATTCGTTTGGCAACGTTGCCGACTCAATCATCCCGGCCACGATCAGCCGCTCACCGTCGCGTGTGGCAAGTCGGTGACACAGATCACGCGCGATCTGCTGGCGAACGAGACGATCCATAGTCGCCCCTTCATTCACGTTCGATACTCGGCGTTGATCCGCACGTAGTCGTAACTAAAATCGCACGTCCATACCGTTGCCTCCCCTTCACCTAACTTCAGGTCGGCCTCGATGATCACTTCTGGTACGTCAAGTAACGTGTGCGCGGCCCGTTCGTCAAACGGCAGCGGTAAGCCGTTTTCCAGCACCCGCATACCGCCAAAATACAACACGACCCGGTTGGGATCCACCGTGGCACCAGAATACCCAATCGCACACAGCACTCGCCCCCAATTCGGATCGGCCCCGAACAAGGCAGTTTTTACCAACGGTGAACGCGCAATCGCCATTGCAGCCTGCTTCGCCTCCGCATGCGAGCGCGCCCCACGGACGGTAATGGTCACAAAGCGGGTTGCTCCCTCACCGTCACGAACGATCGCGTGCGCAAGATACTGGCACACCGCCGTCAGTCCGGCGAGGAAGGCAGTACCGGCCGACGAAGTCAGATCGGTGATCGGCGGTGCGCCACTCATGCCGTTCGCCATCACCAAGAGCGTGTCATTCGTGCTGGTATCGCCGTCGATGGTAATACTGTTGAAACTCACTTCCAAGACCTGCCGCATCGCGGTATCGAGTACGGCACGTGGCACCGCGGCATCGGTTGTCACGACCGCCAGCATCGTTGCCATATTAGGATGGATCATGCCGGCACCTTTTGCCATGCCGCCGATTGTTATCGTGTGACCATCGGGTAATGCCACGGTGACGGCACAGTGCTTCGGTCGCGTATCGGTGGTCATAATTGCGCGCGCTGCCGCCGGCCCGTGATCGGGACTGAGTCGGCGCGCCGCTTCGTCGATCCCGCGCACGATCTTCTCCACCGGCATCGGTACGCCAATCGTTCCAGTTGACATAACAAACACGCTATTCATCGGCAGACCAAGTGCCGTTTCGACGGCACGAGCCATTGCCACGGCTGCCGCATCGCCATCAGTACCGGTACAGGCATTGGCATTCCCGGCATTAATCACCACCGCACGTAGTTCGCCCCCTTGCGCCATCAGCGCCATGTCGTACAGTACCGGTGCAGCCTTCACCGCATTGGTGGTAAATACCGCTGCCGCTGTTGCCGGTACATCACTGACCACCAACGCAAGATCGTCGCGATGTGCGTACTTTATCCCACACGCGGCCACTGCTGCTTGCCAACCGCGCGGACTCGTCACATGACCGTCGGCAAGAACGGTGATCATGGTGTTACTCCTCGGTCGGCACCGGCGAGGCGGGATGGGTGTCTTCCCAACGTACCGACTCGACGGCACCGACCCCTTGCAAATGGGCAATATCGTTATAGGCGTTGAGTCGCCAGAGTCGTCGATTCCGTCTCTCGACCTGCTCCCACCACGTGATACTCGTATTGCGGGTGTAAAAATCGGTCGGTGGTACGACCAGACTCGGCATGCGGAAGAAGTGAATGAACGAGCAATCGATAACACCTCCGTGACAAACAACCACAATGGTTTTGCCTTCGTACTCAGTCGTTATCCGGGTGAGCGCACGACTCACCCGCAACGTGAAGTCGCCCCAGCTTTCACCACCGGGCGCCAAAGGACGCAGTGGGTAGCGATCAAAGTCGGGAACGCCAAAGCGGTCCCATGCTTCCTGATTACTCATCCCATCGGCTTCACCGACCCGCAATTCTTGGACTTCGTCGTCGAACATGATCGGTAGACCGAGCGCCGGTTGGATTATCTCGGCAGTCTGGCGGGCGCGTGGTAGTGTCGACGAGATCAAGACATCCGCTTTAATCTCGCCACTGGTTGCCAACCGGTCGCGCAAACGTTCGGCTTGCGCGATACCGCGTGGTGTTAGACCGGCATCACCACGCATCCCGGCAACGATTGGCTTGATGTTCGCAACCGCCTCACCATGACGGATGAGATACAGATGTGTCATACATCCTCACCTTCGTGATAACATAGAAGAAGCCAGCCTGCGGTTGGCAGAGCTGGCCGAAAACGTTCCTTGCAGAGCAGAAGCGCAGGCGCGGCTAGCCAGATCGTGTTACTGGCTGACGCCGACGACGACGCGCATGACGCGGGATCGAAAGGCTATGAGAGATGGGTATCACCGTTATCATTGCATTGTCACCCTCTTACCTGCAATTGAATGCGCGCGCAGTATACCATAGTCAAAGCAGGTGTGCAATCCGCTTTCCTTCATGATGCCGGTTGCCCATCGGTTATTGCTCGTTGTAGCGCATCCTGTAATGTGGCGAAACTCTGTACCCGGTCCAGATCAATCTGCGCTGCGACCAAACTTTCCGCGACTTCCGGCCTGATCCCGGCTACGACCACCTTTGTTCCCATCAGCCGAATCGCCCGCATAATCGCCACCAGCTCACCGGCAATGATGTGGTCGATCACCGGCACACCGGTAACGTCGATGATAAAGGTGCGTGCTTGCATCGCCTGAATGGCGGTGAGTGCCTGCTGTTTGACCATTGTCATCCGCTGCTCGTCGAGCGCGCCTACCAATGGCATAACAAGGGTGGCGTGGTTAACCGGTAACACCGGCACGCTTAAAGAGTGGATTACCTCACGCTGTTGTTCGAGGGCGAGGCGCATTTGCCGCTGTTCGGCCACTTGTGCTTCGAGCTGAGCTAATGCGTGTTGGAGATCACGGGTACGCTCGGTAACTTCTTCCTCAAGTCGTTCACGAATAGCCTGGAGTTCCCGGTTACTTGCTTCTCGTTGTTGCAATACCCTCATGATCCGTTGATCGTTTTGCCAGATGAGCACCAACAACACGATCGTTGTTAACGTAACAAGGGCAATAAGGATTGGATTACGGATGGTTGGAGGTATCGGCATGTAGAGTTGTACATACACGCCGAGCGAGGTGAGCGTGATAGCTAGCCCTACCATCGCGGCGCTTACGATCTGCAACGCTTTACGGCTGAGATACGGCTGCGCAACGATGAGAATAATGACCGGTCCAAGGAGTAAAACCGGTAAGAAATCAGGCACCGCCAACACGTTGATAATGGCAAAGATGGCTACTGCCGCGCAGAAGAGGTACACGGCTGCCGCCGTTGCGTGATGGGCATTGAGCCACCTCGCGTAAAGTTCGAGTATCAGCAGTACAATACTGCCAATTGTCAGCAACAAGAGTGATGGTGCAGCCGTTAAAAACCAGCCAACAGCATACACTACAATCGCCCCAACCGCCGTGAGCACAGCCCAGAAGAGGAATTGATGCAATTGACGGTTTTCGTCCGTCTGTGATGGATGATGCTGCGTTGAGAGCATATCGCTATTCCTGTATCACGATCAGTTCACGTGAAAACGTGGTAAGTGAGCGACTTCTTTCCTTGGTAATGACCACGTCATCCTCGATCCGCACGCCGTACTGTCCTGGAAGATAGATGCCCGGTTCGATGGTAAAGGTTGTCCCCGCTACCAGCGGTGTATCGCTTCCGGCAACGATATTCGGCAATTCGTGGGTTTCAAGACCAAGACCGTGCCCGGTACGATGCACAAAAGCTGCTCCGTAGCCGGCAGCCTCGATCACACTCCGTGCGGCAGCATCAATAGATGCACCGGTCACACCCGGTCGGCAGGCTTCCCGAGCAGCCGTGTTAGCGGCTAACACAACATCGTACACATGACGTGCGGCAGCCGTTGGTTCTCCGATGGCGATGGTACGTGTAATATCTGACTGATAGCCACGATAGACGGCGCCACAGTCGATAATCACCAGATCACCGGGCTGGAGAATACGATCACTGTTTTCGTGATGCGGATTGGCAGAGTTAGGGCCACTCGCCACAATGTTGGTGAAACTCTCACCGTCAGCGCCTGCCGCGATGATCGCATCATGTAACATCCGCGAGAGAACACGTTCGCTAAGACCGGAGCGCACCTGTGTCAAGAAAGCGTGGAGGGCCTGTTCGACAATCGCTACAGCCCGTTCCATCAACGCCAACTCCTCCCCGTCTTTCACCATACGCAGTTCACCGATCAGCGGATCGATATTGACGGTTTGCAAGCCGGGTGCAACCGTTTCCAGCATGCGTAATTCCATTACCCGCATCACCGTATGCTCAATGGCAAGCGGTCGGGTAAGCGTTCCCGCTCCGAAAGCCGCTGTCATCCCCGCCGCCAAGGCATTCAGTGGCCCTTCAGCATCGTTCCACGCGAAGTATCGCATAGCGAACGGCGACGCTGCACGCACACGCTCCAGCTCAAGCTGTGGCACAACCATCACCGGCGTATCACCGTTGGCCGAGATCAGCAGGAGTGTCAGCCGTTTCCCCGGATGAAAGCGCAGACCGGTAAGATAGGTAAGGTTCGTAGACGGCATCAGAGCCGCGCCGATCCATCCGGCTGCTGCCAGTCGCTCTATCAAGCGCTGAAGACGAATTGACATGCCAAATCTTCCTCTCGGTCAAAAAGATAACTGTCCGCGAGCTGCCAGCTCTTGTGGTTGCAGAATCGCATACAGCATCTCATTCACCGGTACCGCTACCCCAACCTCACGAGCCAACCGCACGAGTGCGCCATTTTGACTACCCAGCTCCGACGGTCGTCCGGCCATAATATCGCGCTGCAGTGAAGCAGTACCTTCGTAGGGCATACTGTCGATGAACCGCATCATATCCGCCACGGTACTGTCGGGCATGGCAATCCCACGCGCACGGGCTACTGTAACCACCTCGCGCAAGCATCGCTCGACCAAGGGCCGCGTTTCCGGGAGCGAACGCCATACTCCAATCGGAGCGCGCGTTGCTGCCCCAAATCCACTCCACGCGCAGACGAGCATAAACTTTTGCCACATGGCTACATGGATATCAGCAGGCACATTACCCTGAATCCCGGCACTCTCCAGTACCGCCTTGATCCGTTGCAGGCGCGGTGTCTGCCGGTTATCGAGTTCACCAAAATCGATTGACGTCGGATGGACGCCGGCATGGACGATCACGCCTGGTGCTTCGCGATAGGCAATAATTCGACAAAGACCACCTAAGACATGCTCACGACCCAGCACTTCAGCCAATTCAAAGGGTGCATCAACCCCATTCAGCAATGGCAACACCGCCGTCTCTGCGCCGATCAACGGCTTCATCGTCACTGCAACCTCGCGTACCTGCCAGCCCTTCACCGCCACAAGTACCAGATCGACCGGCCCAACTTCTGCCGGATCCGAGGTCGCCTTCACGTCAGGCACGGTAAAATCGCCGGCAATGCTGCGTATCTGCAAGCCATGCTGCTGCATCGCCGCTAAATGCTCACCGCGAGCAATAAAAAACACATCGTGCCCGGCTTGCGCCAGCTTCCCCCCGAAATATCCACCAACCCCACCCACACCGACAATTGCAATCCGCATACGATCAGCAGTCGTCATAGTCTGTTATTGCACCTCAATCACCAGTCTAAGCATTCCTAACCGTAATTCATCACCGTGCCGTACCGGTGCCGGCTGACGCGGCGCCAATGCACGTCCGTCAAGAAAACTGCCATTCGTACTGTCGAGATCTTCATAATAAACCTGTCCCTGCTGCACGAAGAAGCGGCCATGGCGACGACCTACGCCATGTTCAAGCCCACCGTGCGCCGTCAGGTCAATATCAGGATAAAAGTTACTCACCGGATCGGCCCGCCCGACGAAAGCCTGCGTGACTGCCGGTAACGCCAGTATGCTGCCATTTGCCAGACATAACCGCACCCCGGCCAACGAGGTTCGCGCAACGGGTGCTGCCGGTGGCGGTGTAGCTACTGGCGGCGCTGGCGTCGACGACTGGATCGTCACCGGTTGCGGCGGCGGATAAGTGGGCTGTGGCGGCACACCGGGAAGCGGCACGTCTGGTGCCGGTACGCTTGTAACCGGCGGTGCCTGGAACAACGGTGCCCCACAGTTATCGCAGAACGCCTCGCCCGGAATGACACTAAACCCACACTGAGGACATGTCGTTGCACCGACACTTACCGGCCCACCGGCCGTAGTAACCGGCGGTGCCGACGGTGCTGATGTAGCCGATGGAGCCCGCACCGGAATCAACTTTGCACCGCACTGATCACAAAACCGCGCGCTGTCAGGATTCGCAGCACCGCACTGTGGACAGAATGGCACGACGCTCCTCCCTCGATATTCGTATGGTGTAGATGGGTTCACTATAGCACAAGATTCGCCGGATACAGCAGAAATGATGATGGTACGTTGAGGGATGATACGACTGGCATCAGAAGAAGGATGACACGACTTGCATAAGAAGGCAGATTGTGCTACATTATTCGCTGCGCGGGCGTAGCTCAGTTGGTAGAGCATCTGCCTTCCAAGCAGAATGTCGCCGGTTCGAGTCCGGTCGCCCGCTCCATTGCCGTATCCCCATCGGCGGGGCCAATGGGTTTTATTCTTTGCGGCCTTTGCGTGAGGGGCCTTTGCCCTTCGTGGGGCACGGCGTAGGGGCACGGCGGTGCCGTGCCCCTACCGGTGGTATGCGTTGCGTTACCGTCCTTTGCGCCCTCTGCGTCTTTGCGTTACCCGCTTTGCGCCCTCTGCGCCTTTGCGTTACCCGCTCTGCGCCTTTGCGCCCTCTGCGCCTTTGCGTTACCCGCCTTTGCCTTTCGTGAGGGCACGGCGTGGGGCACGGCAGCGCCGTGCCCCTACGGGGGCGCTCTGTGCGTGCGGGGCCTTCGCGCCCTCTGCGTCTTTGCGCCTTTGCGTGAGCGGTTTTTCTTTCAGTGAAACATAGCATCCGATATGTTTCACTAAAAGAACCCATTTTGACATAAAATATACCTCTCTTCCGTCTACCAACGCTACCACTGCGTTAACATTTTTCTATCTTTCGCCTGATGCAATCATAACACTGCTGTGCTATGGTAAGCATGGCGCATCGGTACTGACCGATGATCGTTCATCTGCCGGTTATCGCCGGCTTGCGCCTGCGTGAAGCAGCGTGTGCGTCCGATGCCTTCCCACTAAGAGGTTCGATGCGCCGACGGGAAGCATCTCGCACAGATGTACGGTCGTCTTTGAAGAGGAGTGTGCTGTATGTTTACTCGTCTGCTTAAGTTCTTACGCCGGCTTAGCCAAATCCACCCTGCCGTGATCGCGATTGCGCCTGACCGCACGTGGTAACGAGTACGGTACAATTGAGTAAGGACTCGTTTATCGTATGAGGAGCGCACTTATGGCCCGTGTCGGCATTTATGGCGCAACCGGATACACCGGAATTGAACTACTCAAGCTGCTCTTTCGCCATCCAGAGGTGGAGATTGCCTTTGCCACTGCTCGCTCGGCGGCAGGGCAACGCCTCAGCGAGGTCTTTCCAATTGTGAGCGATTTACGACTTGTTGCGGTGGAAGAGGTCGATCCTACCGGTGTCGATCTCGTCTTTACGTGTCTCCCGCACAATACCCCCGAGCTTATCCCGATTGTGCAACGTTCACTTGCGGCCGGTGCGAAGGTGATCGATTTCTCCGATACCTTCCGAATCACCGACCCCAATACGTTCACAGCCCGACGGGGTAAACTACACCCGGCACCAGAATTGCTTGCCATAGCGGTGTATGGCTTACCGGAACTCCACCGCGAACGGATTCGTCAGGGGCGGTTGGTAGCGAATACCGGATGTTATCCGTTGACCGCCATTCTGCCACTGGTGCCATTAGTGCGCGCCAACCTGCTCGCCGACCCAACGGTAATTGTCGACAGCAAATCCGGCGTCTCCGGTGCCGGTCGTTCGCTATCGCTCAAAACCCATTTCGGTGAAACGCACGAGACGTTTAGTGCCTACAACGTCGGCCGCGTTCATCGCCATCTGGCCGAAATGGAGCAAGAGACCGGCTTGCACATTATCTTCGCACCACACCTCTTGCCCGTCTTCCGTGGCATCCTGTCAACGATATATGTCAACCTGAAACCGGATGTCGATGACATGACGCTCGCTGCCGTCTACGCCGACGCTTACTCTACCGAACCGTTTGTTCACGTGTTACCGGCCGGTCGGCTACCGGAACTGCGCCACGTTCAACATACCAATCATGTGGTCATCGGCCATCAGATGGTCGAACCGGGGCGAGCAATCGTGGTCGCAGTCGTCGACAATTTGGTCAAAGGCGCATCAGGACAGGCCGTGCAAAATATGAACCTGATGTTAGGTTTCCCCGAAACCACCGGATTACCCCTGTAACGACGCACGGCAGGAGAGCCGCACTGCCGTGCGGCTCTCCTGCCGTGCGGCTCTCCTGCCGTGCGTCCCCCCACCATTCATACATTACGTCAACGCCTTTTCAGTCTCCCGATCGAAGATGTGCATCTTCTCCATATCGAAGACGACCTCGATCGTATGACCGGTCC includes the following:
- a CDS encoding M24 family metallopeptidase, whose amino-acid sequence is MSIRLQRLIERLAAAGWIGAALMPSTNLTYLTGLRFHPGKRLTLLLISANGDTPVMVVPQLELERVRAASPFAMRYFAWNDAEGPLNALAAGMTAAFGAGTLTRPLAIEHTVMRVMELRMLETVAPGLQTVNIDPLIGELRMVKDGEELALMERAVAIVEQALHAFLTQVRSGLSERVLSRMLHDAIIAAGADGESFTNIVASGPNSANPHHENSDRILQPGDLVIIDCGAVYRGYQSDITRTIAIGEPTAAARHVYDVVLAANTAAREACRPGVTGASIDAAARSVIEAAGYGAAFVHRTGHGLGLETHELPNIVAGSDTPLVAGTTFTIEPGIYLPGQYGVRIEDDVVITKERSRSLTTFSRELIVIQE
- the argH gene encoding argininosuccinate lyase, with protein sequence MEHRLWGGRFSEPTAAEMRRFNDSFRFDRRLADVDITGSIAWAGALAQAGLIDEDEYAALVRGLELVRAEFANGTFVPAEGDEDIHTAVERRLRELIGDAALKLHTGRSRNDQVATDMRLYTIGIARQLDRRLRDLQLALLTQAELHTDTLMPGYTHLQRAQPITFGHWCLAYIEMFARDRSRLRDAITRMRVLPLGAGALAGNALGIERERLTELLDEFDELAANSLDAVSDRDFVAEILFICALIGIHLSRLAEDIILYASAEFGFIELADAYSTGSSLMPQKKNPDSMELLRGKSGRLLGNVVTLLTVLKGLPLTYNKDMQEDKEPLFDSFDTLDLGLQVAAAALATMTVHPERMAAALDDAMLATDLADELVRRGIPFRVAHGKVGQLVRRAQTLGVSLRHLPLTEYQAVEPSLDAGVYAIFDMARSVAQKASYGGTAPQRVREQCRRWRTILVESEA
- a CDS encoding zinc-ribbon domain-containing protein, with amino-acid sequence MLYQLSYARAANNVAQSAFLCKSCHPSSDASRIIPQRTIIISAVSGESCAIVNPSTPYEYRGRSVVPFCPQCGAANPDSARFCDQCGAKLIPVRAPSATSAPSAPPVTTAGGPVSVGATTCPQCGFSVIPGEAFCDNCGAPLFQAPPVTSVPAPDVPLPGVPPQPTYPPPQPVTIQSSTPAPPVATPPPAAPVARTSLAGVRLCLANGSILALPAVTQAFVGRADPVSNFYPDIDLTAHGGLEHGVGRRHGRFFVQQGQVYYEDLDSTNGSFLDGRALAPRQPAPVRHGDELRLGMLRLVIEVQ
- a CDS encoding N-acetyltransferase — encoded protein: MTSPLYAPPVSLPVIHCRPDAAVTIRRARVGDVPRLYEIINYYAARGDMLPKTLDQLYNRVRTFNVAEIDGEVIGCAALHITWADLAEVVSVAVHPSFQGRGIGRRLVEPLFTEAVELGIPTLFTLTLQAGFFSSLGFREIPKLRLPHKIWQDCSTCFKQDRCDEIAMIRHVP
- a CDS encoding STAS domain-containing protein; the encoded protein is MLSTQHHPSQTDENRQLHQFLFWAVLTAVGAIVVYAVGWFLTAAPSLLLLTIGSIVLLILELYARWLNAHHATAAAVYLFCAAVAIFAIINVLAVPDFLPVLLLGPVIILIVAQPYLSRKALQIVSAAMVGLAITLTSLGVYVQLYMPIPPTIRNPILIALVTLTTIVLLVLIWQNDQRIMRVLQQREASNRELQAIRERLEEEVTERTRDLQHALAQLEAQVAEQRQMRLALEQQREVIHSLSVPVLPVNHATLVMPLVGALDEQRMTMVKQQALTAIQAMQARTFIIDVTGVPVIDHIIAGELVAIMRAIRLMGTKVVVAGIRPEVAESLVAAQIDLDRVQSFATLQDALQRAITDGQPAS
- the argJ gene encoding bifunctional glutamate N-acetyltransferase/amino-acid acetyltransferase ArgJ, with protein sequence MITVLADGHVTSPRGWQAAVAACGIKYAHRDDLALVVSDVPATAAAVFTTNAVKAAPVLYDMALMAQGGELRAVVINAGNANACTGTDGDAAAVAMARAVETALGLPMNSVFVMSTGTIGVPMPVEKIVRGIDEAARRLSPDHGPAAARAIMTTDTRPKHCAVTVALPDGHTITIGGMAKGAGMIHPNMATMLAVVTTDAAVPRAVLDTAMRQVLEVSFNSITIDGDTSTNDTLLVMANGMSGAPPITDLTSSAGTAFLAGLTAVCQYLAHAIVRDGEGATRFVTITVRGARSHAEAKQAAMAIARSPLVKTALFGADPNWGRVLCAIGYSGATVDPNRVVLYFGGMRVLENGLPLPFDERAAHTLLDVPEVIIEADLKLGEGEATVWTCDFSYDYVRINAEYRT
- a CDS encoding 2-dehydropantoate 2-reductase, whose protein sequence is MTTADRMRIAIVGVGGVGGYFGGKLAQAGHDVFFIARGEHLAAMQQHGLQIRSIAGDFTVPDVKATSDPAEVGPVDLVLVAVKGWQVREVAVTMKPLIGAETAVLPLLNGVDAPFELAEVLGREHVLGGLCRIIAYREAPGVIVHAGVHPTSIDFGELDNRQTPRLQRIKAVLESAGIQGNVPADIHVAMWQKFMLVCAWSGFGAATRAPIGVWRSLPETRPLVERCLREVVTVARARGIAMPDSTVADMMRFIDSMPYEGTASLQRDIMAGRPSELGSQNGALVRLAREVGVAVPVNEMLYAILQPQELAARGQLSF
- a CDS encoding histidine phosphatase family protein, whose protein sequence is MTHLYLIRHGEAVANIKPIVAGMRGDAGLTPRGIAQAERLRDRLATSGEIKADVLISSTLPRARQTAEIIQPALGLPIMFDDEVQELRVGEADGMSNQEAWDRFGVPDFDRYPLRPLAPGGESWGDFTLRVSRALTRITTEYEGKTIVVVCHGGVIDCSFIHFFRMPSLVVPPTDFYTRNTSITWWEQVERRNRRLWRLNAYNDIAHLQGVGAVESVRWEDTHPASPVPTEE
- a CDS encoding NAD(P)-dependent oxidoreductase, whose product is MTERIGFIGLGIMGRGMAANILRAGFPLTVWNRTPGRADEFIAAGAQLATSPADLAARSDIVISCVSDTPDVEAVLFGPQGAIEGARAGMLMIDMSTISPQGAQQFAARLAERGIGFLDAPVSGGSEGAARGTLSIMVGGPADLVERAMPILQAMGKTITHVGGHGAGQTVKLVNQILVVGTMLAISEAFVFAQASGVDLEKALTAVSGGAAGSWMLSNRGPQVIRRDWRPGFTIDLQQKDLRLVLAAADAVGAPMLVTSTVFHLYRTLQAAGLGHEGNHALIKALERLAGIEVGHPPHSGPDQG